In the genome of Streptomyces collinus, one region contains:
- a CDS encoding Tex family protein has translation MTTPGSIGSISAVSIEGRIAEELGVRERQVRAAVELLDGGSTVPFIARYRKEATEMLDDAQLRTVEERLRYLRELEERRTAILESVREQGKLTEELEASIRGAETKARLEDIYLPYKPKRRTKAQIAREAGLEPLAEGLLGDPGVEPLAAAAAFVDADKGVADPQAALDGARAILTERFSEDADLIGELRERMWVRGRLAAKVRDGKEEAGAKFSDYFDFAEPFTDLPSHRILAMLRGEKEEVLDLVLEPEEQTDGPSSYEGIVAHKFGITDRGRPGDKWLKDTVRWAWRTRILVHLGIDLRLRLRTAAEDEAVRVFAANLRDLLLAAPAGTRATLGLDPGFRTGVKVAVVDATGKVVATDVIHPHVPANRWDEAIAKLARLAKEHAVELVAIGNGTASRETDKLAGELITKHPELKLTKVMVSEAGASVYSASAFASQELPDMDVSLRGAVSIARRLQDPLAELVKIDPKSIGVGQYQHDLSEVKLSRSLDAVVEDCVNGVGVDVNTASAPLLARVSGITSGLAENIVAHRDQNGPFKARGELKKVARLGPKAYEQCAGFLRIRGDDPLDASSVHPEAYPVVRRMVKTTGQDVASLVGNTGVLRSLKPQDFVDETFGLPTVTDILKELEKPGRDPRPAFKTAAFKEGVEKISDLSSGMILEGVVTNVAAFGAFVDVGVHQDGLVHVSAMSKTFVKDPRDVVKPGDIVKVKVLDVDIPRKRISLTLRLEDEAAQQGQQGGGGSGERRQRGGRPPQQRQGGGRGGQGGGRGGQRQAPPPANSAMADALRRAGLADPKDGRR, from the coding sequence GTGACGACACCCGGGTCCATCGGGTCCATCAGCGCAGTGTCCATCGAAGGCAGGATCGCCGAGGAGCTCGGCGTACGGGAGCGGCAGGTCAGGGCCGCCGTGGAACTGCTCGACGGCGGTTCCACGGTGCCCTTCATCGCCCGCTACCGCAAGGAAGCGACCGAGATGCTCGACGATGCGCAGCTGCGCACCGTCGAGGAGCGGCTGCGCTATCTGCGGGAGCTGGAGGAGCGGCGGACGGCCATCCTGGAATCGGTGCGCGAGCAGGGCAAGCTCACCGAGGAGCTGGAGGCGAGCATCCGGGGCGCCGAGACGAAGGCGCGCCTGGAGGACATCTATCTGCCGTACAAGCCCAAGCGGCGCACCAAGGCGCAGATCGCGCGCGAGGCGGGGCTCGAGCCGCTGGCGGAGGGGCTGCTCGGTGACCCGGGTGTCGAGCCCCTCGCCGCGGCCGCCGCGTTCGTCGACGCCGACAAGGGCGTCGCCGATCCGCAGGCCGCCCTCGACGGCGCCCGGGCGATCCTCACCGAGCGGTTCTCGGAGGACGCCGACCTGATCGGCGAACTGCGCGAGCGCATGTGGGTGCGCGGGCGGCTGGCCGCCAAGGTGCGGGACGGCAAGGAGGAGGCGGGGGCGAAGTTCTCCGACTACTTCGACTTCGCCGAGCCGTTCACCGACCTGCCCTCGCACCGCATCCTCGCGATGCTGCGCGGCGAGAAGGAGGAGGTCCTCGACCTCGTCCTGGAGCCCGAGGAGCAGACGGACGGCCCCTCCTCGTACGAGGGGATCGTCGCCCACAAGTTCGGGATCACCGACCGGGGCCGCCCCGGCGACAAGTGGCTGAAGGACACGGTCCGCTGGGCGTGGCGCACCCGCATCCTCGTCCACCTCGGCATCGACCTGAGGCTGCGGCTGCGCACGGCCGCCGAGGACGAGGCGGTGCGGGTCTTCGCCGCGAACCTGCGCGACCTGCTGCTCGCCGCCCCGGCGGGCACGCGCGCGACGCTGGGCCTGGACCCCGGATTCCGCACGGGTGTGAAGGTCGCCGTGGTCGACGCGACCGGCAAGGTCGTCGCCACGGACGTCATCCACCCGCACGTCCCGGCCAACCGCTGGGACGAGGCCATCGCCAAGCTGGCCCGCCTCGCGAAGGAGCACGCGGTCGAGCTGGTCGCCATCGGCAACGGCACGGCGTCCCGTGAGACGGACAAGCTCGCCGGGGAGCTGATCACCAAGCACCCGGAGCTGAAGCTCACGAAGGTGATGGTGTCCGAGGCCGGCGCGTCGGTGTACTCGGCGTCCGCGTTCGCCTCGCAGGAGCTGCCCGACATGGACGTGTCGCTGCGCGGCGCCGTGTCGATCGCCCGCCGGCTCCAGGACCCGCTGGCCGAGCTGGTGAAGATCGACCCGAAGTCGATCGGCGTCGGCCAGTACCAGCACGACCTGTCCGAGGTGAAGCTGTCGCGTTCGCTGGACGCGGTGGTGGAGGACTGTGTGAACGGCGTGGGCGTGGACGTCAACACGGCGTCGGCCCCGCTGCTCGCCCGGGTCTCCGGCATCACCTCCGGCCTCGCCGAGAACATCGTGGCGCACCGCGACCAGAACGGGCCGTTCAAGGCCCGCGGTGAGCTGAAGAAGGTGGCGCGGCTCGGCCCGAAGGCGTACGAGCAGTGCGCGGGCTTCCTGCGGATCCGCGGCGACGACCCGCTGGACGCGTCGAGCGTGCACCCCGAGGCCTACCCGGTGGTCCGGCGCATGGTGAAGACCACGGGGCAGGACGTCGCCTCGCTCGTGGGCAACACCGGGGTGCTGCGCTCGCTGAAGCCGCAGGACTTCGTGGACGAGACGTTCGGTCTGCCGACGGTCACCGACATCCTGAAGGAGCTGGAGAAGCCCGGCCGCGACCCGCGTCCGGCCTTCAAGACGGCCGCCTTCAAGGAGGGTGTGGAGAAGATCTCCGACCTGTCGTCCGGGATGATCCTGGAGGGCGTCGTGACGAACGTGGCCGCGTTCGGGGCGTTCGTCGACGTTGGTGTCCACCAGGACGGTCTGGTGCACGTCTCCGCGATGTCGAAGACGTTCGTGAAGGACCCGCGGGACGTCGTGAAGCCCGGCGACATCGTCAAGGTGAAGGTGCTCGACGTCGACATTCCGCGCAAGCGGATCTCGCTGACGCTGCGCCTTGAGGACGAGGCGGCCCAGCAGGGGCAGCAGGGCGGCGGCGGCTCGGGTGAGCGCCGGCAGCGCGGCGGGCGTCCGCCGCAGCAGCGGCAGGGCGGTGGCCGTGGGGGCCAGGGCGGCGGTCGTGGCGGTCAGCGGCAGGCTCCGCCGCCGGCCAACA
- a CDS encoding LPFR motif small protein, with amino-acid sequence MFRAIADVLRQIGGAIATVVTLPFRALARLFGGASSSTRRA; translated from the coding sequence GTGTTCCGTGCTATCGCAGACGTGCTGCGCCAGATCGGCGGCGCCATCGCCACCGTCGTTACGCTGCCCTTCCGTGCGCTCGCCCGCCTCTTCGGCGGGGCCTCGTCCTCCACGCGCAGGGCCTGA
- a CDS encoding SCO6745 family protein, with the protein MTTAALEPRAGRRCHNVLNSLHATHYFSPDLGRELGAVGVTDPRAVNFAVRAAALGPVGAGAVTAAFYNYKYELVARHVPAVWETAAPAQVLVARARAVDATLRRLLGEEALASAEMAEAARLALRAAEACSRAARPLYAAHADLPVPEEPHLAYWHAATLLREHRGDGHLAALMSAGLDGLEALVTHTATGKGMNPKWVRATRGWSREEWDAAAERLRGRGLLAASGDLTDQGVALRRDVEHETDRLDRAPYEHLGPEGVARLTELGGVFAHAALVAGAFPADLIGKGDA; encoded by the coding sequence ATGACGACTGCCGCCCTGGAGCCGCGCGCCGGCCGACGCTGCCACAACGTGCTCAACTCCCTGCACGCCACCCACTACTTCTCGCCCGACCTCGGGCGGGAGCTGGGCGCCGTCGGGGTCACCGACCCGCGTGCCGTGAACTTCGCCGTGCGAGCCGCCGCCCTCGGACCGGTCGGGGCCGGGGCCGTCACGGCGGCCTTCTACAACTACAAGTACGAGCTCGTGGCCCGGCACGTGCCGGCGGTGTGGGAGACCGCCGCACCCGCGCAGGTCCTGGTGGCACGCGCGCGTGCGGTCGACGCGACCCTGCGCCGGCTGCTCGGCGAGGAGGCCCTGGCGTCGGCGGAGATGGCCGAGGCCGCGCGGCTCGCCCTGCGCGCCGCCGAGGCCTGCTCGCGCGCGGCCCGCCCGCTGTACGCCGCGCACGCCGATCTGCCCGTCCCCGAGGAGCCGCACCTCGCCTACTGGCACGCGGCGACCCTGCTGCGTGAGCACCGGGGCGACGGGCACCTGGCCGCCCTGATGTCCGCGGGACTGGACGGGCTGGAGGCGCTGGTGACCCACACGGCGACGGGCAAGGGCATGAACCCGAAGTGGGTGCGCGCCACCCGGGGCTGGAGCCGGGAGGAGTGGGACGCGGCGGCGGAACGGCTGCGCGGGCGGGGGCTGCTGGCGGCGTCCGGCGATCTCACCGACCAGGGCGTCGCACTGCGGCGGGACGTCGAGCACGAGACCGACCGTCTGGACCGCGCCCCGTACGAGCACCTCGGCCCGGAGGGCGTGGCCCGGCTGACCGAGCTGGGCGGGGTGTTCGCGCACGCGGCGCTCGTGGCCGGGGCGTTCCCCGCGGATCTGATCGGAAAGGGTGACGCATAG
- a CDS encoding GlxA family transcriptional regulator: MVQRTVLAVLFDGLQSLDVTGPVEVFAGAELLSPGAYRIRTASLDGAPVRTTSGLTLVPDESLTTAPDPDILLVPGGTGSLRPDPRLVTWVRERGPRAGRLVSVCTGAAVLAAAGLLDGRRATTHWAYCDRLAHEHPAVEIDPDPVFVRDGHIATSAGVTAGIDLALALVEEDLGRDAALTIARHLVVFLRRPGNQAQFSAQLAAQTAQREPLRDVQRWITDHPDADLCVDTLAARARLSPRHFARAFRAETGMTPGRYVDRVRLEHARRLLEDTAGGVEEIARTSGYGTPEAMRRAFVRTLGTPPAEYRRRFRPATTA; this comes from the coding sequence ATGGTCCAGCGCACGGTTCTCGCCGTCCTCTTCGACGGCCTGCAGAGTCTCGACGTCACCGGGCCCGTGGAGGTCTTCGCGGGCGCGGAGCTGCTCTCCCCGGGCGCTTACCGGATCCGCACGGCGTCCCTGGACGGCGCGCCCGTGCGGACCACCAGCGGCCTGACCCTCGTCCCCGACGAGTCCCTGACCACCGCACCGGACCCGGACATCCTCCTCGTCCCCGGCGGGACGGGCAGCCTGCGGCCCGACCCGCGTCTGGTGACCTGGGTGCGCGAACGGGGCCCGCGCGCCGGCCGCCTGGTCTCCGTGTGCACCGGGGCGGCCGTGCTGGCCGCGGCGGGCCTGCTGGACGGGCGTCGCGCCACGACCCACTGGGCGTACTGCGACCGGCTCGCCCACGAGCACCCGGCCGTCGAGATCGACCCCGACCCCGTCTTCGTGCGCGACGGGCACATCGCCACCTCGGCCGGTGTCACCGCCGGCATCGACCTCGCGCTCGCCCTGGTCGAGGAGGACCTGGGCCGGGACGCCGCCCTCACCATCGCCCGCCACCTGGTGGTGTTCCTGCGCAGGCCCGGCAACCAAGCCCAGTTCAGCGCCCAGCTCGCGGCCCAGACCGCACAACGAGAGCCCCTGCGGGACGTCCAGCGGTGGATCACCGACCACCCGGACGCGGACCTCTGCGTCGACACCCTCGCCGCCCGCGCCCGTCTCTCGCCCCGCCACTTCGCCCGCGCCTTCCGGGCCGAGACCGGCATGACGCCGGGCCGCTACGTGGACCGCGTCCGCCTCGAACACGCCAGACGCCTCCTGGAGGACACCGCCGGCGGCGTCGAGGAGATTGCCCGCACCAGCGGCTACGGCACGCCCGAGGCCATGCGCCGGGCCTTCGTCAGGACCCTGGGAACGCCCCCGGCCGAGTACCGCCGCCGCTTCCGCCCCGCCACCACGGCCTGA
- a CDS encoding DJ-1/PfpI family protein gives MQIAIVLYDRFTALDAVGPYETLGRVPDAETVFVAERTGPVRNDSGNLALTADRTLADVPHPDIIVVPGGPGPLPLAPDGPLLTWLRTADATSTWTTSVCTGSLLLAAAGLLKGRRATSHWLALEELKRHGAEPTGERVVTDGKYVTAAGVSSGIDMGLTLLGRIAGDDHAQLVQLAAEYDPQPPYDAGSPEKAPAHLVELFRTHSGVILT, from the coding sequence ATGCAGATCGCCATCGTCCTCTACGACCGCTTCACCGCCCTCGACGCCGTCGGACCCTACGAGACCCTCGGCCGGGTCCCGGACGCGGAAACCGTCTTCGTCGCCGAGCGGACGGGCCCCGTGCGGAACGACTCCGGAAACCTCGCTCTCACCGCCGACCGGACCCTGGCCGACGTCCCCCACCCCGACATCATCGTGGTCCCCGGCGGCCCGGGCCCCCTCCCACTGGCGCCCGACGGACCCCTGCTCACCTGGCTGCGCACAGCCGACGCCACCAGCACCTGGACGACGTCCGTGTGCACCGGCTCCCTGCTGCTCGCCGCCGCCGGACTCCTCAAGGGCCGCCGGGCGACCTCCCACTGGCTGGCCCTGGAGGAGCTGAAGCGCCACGGTGCCGAGCCGACGGGGGAGCGGGTCGTCACCGACGGCAAGTACGTCACCGCGGCCGGCGTCTCCTCCGGCATCGACATGGGCCTCACCCTGCTCGGCCGGATCGCGGGCGACGACCACGCGCAGCTCGTCCAGCTCGCCGCCGAGTACGACCCGCAGCCGCCCTACGACGCCGGATCGCCCGAGAAGGCCCCCGCGCATCTCGTCGAACTGTTCCGGACGCACTCCGGCGTCATCCTGACGTAG
- a CDS encoding enoyl-CoA hydratase/isomerase family protein: protein MEPQLEHRVTDSVATVVIRHPEKRNAMTASMWRSLPVLLEELAGDPAVRALVLTGEGGTFCAGADISTLRGSPEEAQGLAVRAEEALAAFPKPTLAAIRGHCVGGGSQLAAACDLRFAEEGALFGVTPAKLGIVYPASSTRRLVSLVGPATAKYLLFSGELIAAERALRTGLVDEVLPEGELGKRVAEFTRVLVSRSQLTQAAAKEFADGRTDRDAHWAGQARASGDTAEGVAAFLERRQPRFAWSVPTSG, encoded by the coding sequence ATGGAGCCACAGCTGGAGCACCGCGTGACCGACTCGGTCGCGACGGTCGTCATACGCCATCCCGAGAAGCGCAACGCCATGACGGCCTCGATGTGGCGCTCCCTTCCCGTCCTGCTGGAGGAGCTCGCGGGGGATCCGGCCGTACGGGCGCTCGTGCTCACCGGTGAGGGCGGCACGTTCTGCGCCGGGGCCGACATCTCGACGCTGCGAGGCTCGCCCGAGGAGGCGCAGGGGCTGGCCGTGCGGGCCGAGGAGGCGCTGGCCGCGTTCCCGAAGCCGACACTGGCCGCGATCCGGGGTCACTGCGTGGGCGGCGGGTCACAGCTGGCGGCGGCCTGTGATCTGCGGTTCGCCGAGGAGGGGGCGCTGTTCGGGGTGACGCCCGCGAAGCTCGGCATCGTCTACCCGGCCTCCTCGACCCGGCGGCTGGTGTCCCTGGTGGGGCCGGCCACCGCCAAGTACCTGCTGTTCTCCGGTGAGCTGATCGCGGCGGAGCGTGCGCTGCGCACCGGGCTAGTCGACGAGGTGCTGCCCGAGGGTGAACTCGGCAAGCGGGTCGCCGAGTTCACCCGGGTCCTGGTGTCCCGTTCACAGCTGACCCAGGCGGCTGCCAAGGAGTTCGCGGACGGGCGTACGGACCGCGACGCGCACTGGGCCGGGCAGGCACGCGCGAGCGGCGACACCGCGGAGGGTGTCGCCGCCTTCCTGGAGCGCCGGCAGCCGCGGTTCGCCTGGAGCGTGCCTACGTCAGGATGA
- a CDS encoding ATP-binding protein: MDDDGRGFGPRPEGGAAPLGPGPADPLPYEGVWRFTAPAVEASVPQARHAVRDLLLHQGVPVSDDLAQGLLLIVSELVTNAVKHAAVLSPTIAVELAVGAEWLRVSVEDNHPYRPTALEADHGRTGGRGLLLVREVTREAGGVCEVEYTASGGKVIWAALPLKPARFA; this comes from the coding sequence ATGGACGACGACGGGCGTGGGTTCGGTCCGCGCCCAGAGGGCGGCGCGGCGCCCCTCGGTCCCGGGCCCGCGGATCCGCTGCCGTACGAGGGGGTCTGGCGGTTCACCGCACCGGCGGTCGAGGCCTCGGTCCCCCAGGCGCGGCACGCCGTACGGGACCTGCTGCTGCATCAGGGCGTACCGGTCTCGGACGACCTGGCCCAGGGACTGCTGCTGATCGTCTCGGAGCTGGTGACCAACGCCGTGAAGCACGCGGCGGTGCTGTCACCGACGATCGCCGTCGAGCTGGCCGTCGGCGCCGAGTGGCTCCGCGTGTCCGTCGAGGACAACCACCCGTACCGGCCCACCGCCCTGGAGGCCGACCACGGCCGGACCGGCGGGCGCGGACTGCTCCTGGTGCGCGAGGTCACCCGGGAGGCGGGCGGCGTGTGCGAGGTCGAGTACACCGCGAGCGGCGGCAAGGTGATCTGGGCCGCCCTGCCGCTCAAACCCGCGCGCTTCGCCTGA
- the idi gene encoding isopentenyl-diphosphate Delta-isomerase — protein MPITPATATHSPSNGTADAILLELVDEDGVTIGTAEKLAAHQPPGQLHRAFSVFLFDEYGRLLLQQRALGKYHSPGVWSNSCCGHPYPGEAPFAAAARRTFEELGASPSLLAEAGTVRYNHPDPESGLVEQEYNHLFVGMVQAVVRPDAEEVASTVFVTPPELAERHAKDTFSSWFMTVLDAARPAIRELTGPSAGW, from the coding sequence ATGCCGATCACACCTGCCACCGCGACGCACAGCCCGTCGAACGGCACCGCAGACGCGATTTTGCTGGAACTGGTCGACGAGGACGGCGTGACGATCGGCACCGCGGAGAAGCTCGCCGCCCACCAGCCGCCGGGGCAGCTGCACCGCGCGTTCTCGGTGTTCCTCTTCGACGAGTACGGCCGGCTGCTGCTCCAGCAGCGCGCGCTGGGCAAGTACCACTCCCCCGGTGTGTGGTCCAACAGCTGCTGCGGTCACCCCTACCCCGGCGAGGCGCCCTTCGCGGCGGCTGCGCGGCGCACGTTCGAGGAGCTCGGCGCCTCCCCGTCCCTGCTGGCCGAGGCGGGCACGGTCCGCTACAACCACCCGGACCCGGAGTCCGGTCTGGTGGAGCAGGAGTACAACCACCTCTTCGTCGGCATGGTGCAGGCCGTGGTGCGGCCGGACGCGGAGGAGGTGGCGTCGACGGTGTTCGTGACGCCGCCGGAGCTGGCGGAACGGCACGCCAAGGACACCTTCTCGTCCTGGTTCATGACCGTCCTGGACGCGGCCCGGCCGGCGATCAGGGAACTGACGGGCCCGTCGGCCGGCTGGTGA
- a CDS encoding cation diffusion facilitator family transporter produces the protein MGAGHDHGHAHGAAAGGTATSAYRGRLRIALAITLGIVVVQIVGGALADSLALVADSAHMATDALGLGMALLAIHFANRPPSDQATFGYARAEILAALANCLLLLGAGGYVVYESVQRFITPAETEGRLALLFGAIGLVANLVSLALLMRGQKESLNVRGAFLEVAADALGSVTVIVSSLVIMLTGWQAADPIASLVIALMIAPRTWKLLRETLSVLLETAPKGVDMTEVRSHILATDGVEDVHDLHAWTITSGMPVLSAHVVVSPEALNAIGHEKMLHELQGCLGDHFDVEHCTFQLEPSGHAEHEARLCH, from the coding sequence ATGGGGGCTGGGCACGATCACGGGCACGCGCACGGCGCGGCGGCCGGCGGTACGGCGACCTCGGCGTACCGCGGCAGGCTGCGCATCGCGCTGGCGATCACGCTCGGCATCGTGGTGGTGCAGATCGTCGGCGGCGCCCTCGCCGACTCGCTCGCGCTCGTCGCGGACTCCGCGCACATGGCGACGGACGCCCTGGGCCTCGGCATGGCGCTGCTCGCGATCCACTTCGCGAACCGCCCGCCCAGCGACCAGGCCACCTTCGGCTACGCCCGCGCCGAGATCCTCGCGGCCCTGGCCAACTGCCTGCTGCTGCTCGGGGCCGGCGGGTACGTCGTGTACGAGTCGGTCCAGCGCTTCATCACCCCCGCGGAGACCGAGGGCCGGCTGGCCCTGCTGTTCGGTGCGATCGGTCTGGTCGCGAACCTGGTGTCGCTGGCGCTGCTGATGCGCGGCCAGAAGGAGAGCCTGAACGTGCGCGGCGCGTTCCTGGAGGTCGCGGCCGATGCCCTCGGCTCCGTGACGGTGATCGTCTCGTCCTTGGTGATCATGCTCACGGGCTGGCAGGCGGCCGACCCGATCGCCTCGCTCGTCATCGCGCTGATGATCGCCCCGCGGACGTGGAAGCTGCTGCGCGAGACGCTCTCCGTGCTGCTGGAGACGGCCCCCAAGGGCGTCGACATGACGGAGGTGCGCTCGCACATACTCGCCACGGACGGGGTGGAGGACGTCCACGACCTGCACGCCTGGACGATCACCTCGGGCATGCCGGTGCTGTCGGCGCACGTGGTCGTCAGCCCGGAGGCCCTGAACGCGATAGGCCACGAGAAGATGCTGCACGAGCTCCAGGGGTGCCTCGGTGACCACTTCGACGTGGAGCACTGCACCTTCCAGCTGGAACCGAGCGGGCACGCCGAGCACGAGGCACGGCTCTGCCACTGA
- the galE gene encoding UDP-glucose 4-epimerase GalE, giving the protein MTWLITGGAGYIGAHVARAMAEAGERVLALDDLSAGVPARLPAEVPLVRGSSLDGELLKRVFAEHGVTGVVHLAARKQVAESVAQPTRYYRENVGGLVTLLEAVAEAGIERFVFSSSAAVYGDPGVDLITEDTPCAPVNPYGETKLAGEWLVRAAGQAHGISTVCLRYFNVAGAAAPELADTGVFNIVPMVFDRLTRDEAPRIFGDDYPTPDGTCIRDYIHVADLAEAHLAAARRLAAGGGSGDLTVNIGRGEGVSVRELVTVIGEVTGDRRPPVVEERRPGDAPRAVASAARAADELGWTARRGVREMTESAWRGWLLHHGS; this is encoded by the coding sequence ATGACGTGGCTGATCACCGGCGGTGCCGGCTATATCGGAGCACATGTGGCCAGGGCCATGGCCGAGGCCGGGGAGCGCGTCCTCGCGCTGGACGACCTCTCGGCCGGGGTGCCCGCGCGGCTCCCTGCCGAGGTCCCGCTCGTACGGGGCTCCTCGCTGGACGGGGAGTTGCTGAAGCGGGTCTTCGCCGAGCACGGTGTGACGGGTGTGGTGCATCTCGCGGCGCGCAAGCAGGTCGCCGAGTCCGTCGCGCAGCCGACGCGGTACTACCGGGAGAACGTCGGCGGCCTGGTGACCCTGCTGGAGGCGGTGGCCGAAGCGGGGATCGAGCGGTTCGTGTTCTCGTCGTCGGCCGCGGTGTACGGCGACCCGGGTGTGGACCTCATCACGGAGGACACGCCCTGCGCGCCGGTGAACCCCTACGGCGAGACCAAGCTCGCCGGGGAGTGGCTGGTGCGGGCGGCGGGGCAGGCGCACGGGATCTCCACCGTATGTCTGCGCTATTTCAACGTGGCGGGCGCCGCCGCGCCGGAACTGGCGGACACGGGCGTCTTCAACATCGTCCCGATGGTCTTCGACCGGCTGACCCGGGACGAGGCGCCCAGGATCTTCGGCGACGACTACCCGACACCGGACGGCACCTGCATCCGTGACTACATCCATGTCGCCGACCTGGCCGAGGCCCATCTGGCGGCGGCGCGGCGCCTGGCCGCCGGCGGCGGCTCGGGTGACCTGACGGTCAACATCGGCCGCGGCGAGGGCGTCTCGGTCCGCGAACTCGTCACGGTCATCGGCGAGGTCACCGGCGACCGCCGGCCGCCGGTCGTCGAGGAGCGCCGCCCCGGGGACGCCCCCCGGGCGGTCGCCTCGGCCGCACGGGCGGCCGACGAGCTCGGATGGACGGCCCGGCGCGGCGTGCGCGAGATGACCGAGTCGGCCTGGCGGGGCTGGCTGCTGCACCACGGCTCCTGA
- a CDS encoding DUF5941 domain-containing protein, producing the protein MSTAILTGQPVPGSSIEADLRSLGFDLRIAADATEAETLLAEVPGDERVALVDARFVGHVHALRLGLTDPRFPLAAIPGAVTAQPAGRQALTRAMARENSAGGGTMLVGSSLADRILTALDADGTAVHRPELGSLVAAVPPDPQARNEARQAVTDVDDEAVRLKSAVKSRDGFFTTYCISPYSRYIARWCARRGLTPNQVTTASLLTALIAAACAATGTRGGFVAAGVLLIASFVLDCTDGQLARYSLQYSTLGAWLDATFDRAKEYAYYAGLALGAARGGDDVWALALGAMVLQTCRHVVDFSFNEANHDATANTSPTAALSDKLDSVGWTVWVRRMIVLPIGERWAMIAVLTAVTTPRIAFYALLIGCAFAATYTTAGRVLRSLTRKARRTDRAAAALADLADSGPLAQGLAEALKKPARGLPGFTAPAVALLGGLAVVLTAAFTGFGGPWPIVAAVVYALTSGLAVARPLKGALDWLVPPFLRAAEYGTVLVLAVKADVDGALPAAFGLVAAVAYHHYDTVYRIRGDAGAPPAWLVRSIGGHEGRTLLVTVLAALLTASQFTVALTALAVAVALVVLVESIRFWVGAHKGGAPAVHDEGETA; encoded by the coding sequence TTGTCGACCGCCATCCTCACCGGCCAGCCGGTCCCCGGATCGTCGATCGAGGCCGACCTGCGGTCCCTCGGGTTCGACCTCCGGATCGCGGCCGACGCCACCGAGGCCGAGACCCTCCTCGCCGAGGTGCCGGGCGACGAACGGGTCGCCCTGGTCGACGCCCGCTTCGTGGGGCACGTGCACGCGCTGCGCCTCGGCCTCACCGACCCCCGCTTCCCGCTCGCCGCGATCCCCGGCGCCGTCACGGCCCAGCCCGCCGGCCGCCAGGCCCTGACCCGGGCCATGGCCCGCGAGAACTCCGCGGGCGGCGGCACCATGCTGGTCGGCAGCAGCCTCGCCGACCGCATCCTCACCGCCCTGGACGCCGACGGCACCGCCGTGCACCGCCCCGAACTGGGCAGTCTCGTCGCCGCCGTCCCCCCCGACCCGCAGGCCCGCAACGAGGCCCGGCAGGCGGTGACGGACGTCGACGACGAGGCCGTACGCCTGAAGTCGGCCGTGAAGTCCCGCGACGGCTTCTTCACCACCTACTGCATCAGCCCGTACTCCCGGTACATCGCCCGCTGGTGCGCCCGCCGCGGCCTGACCCCGAACCAGGTCACCACCGCCTCCCTGCTCACCGCCCTCATAGCGGCGGCCTGCGCGGCCACCGGCACCCGCGGCGGCTTCGTCGCGGCCGGCGTCCTGCTGATCGCGTCCTTCGTGCTGGACTGCACCGACGGCCAGCTCGCCCGCTACTCCCTGCAGTACTCCACGCTCGGCGCCTGGCTGGACGCCACCTTCGACCGGGCCAAGGAGTACGCCTACTACGCGGGCCTCGCGCTGGGAGCCGCCCGCGGCGGCGACGACGTCTGGGCGCTGGCCCTCGGCGCCATGGTCCTGCAGACCTGCCGGCACGTCGTGGACTTCTCCTTCAACGAGGCCAACCACGACGCCACCGCAAACACGAGCCCCACCGCCGCCCTCTCCGACAAGCTCGACAGCGTCGGCTGGACGGTCTGGGTGCGGCGGATGATCGTCCTGCCCATCGGCGAGCGCTGGGCGATGATCGCCGTGCTCACGGCGGTCACCACCCCCCGCATCGCCTTCTACGCGCTGCTCATCGGCTGCGCCTTCGCGGCCACCTACACCACGGCCGGCCGGGTGCTGCGCTCCCTGACGCGCAAGGCCCGGCGGACCGACCGGGCCGCCGCGGCCCTGGCCGACCTCGCGGACAGCGGCCCGCTCGCCCAGGGCCTCGCGGAGGCGCTCAAGAAGCCCGCCCGCGGGCTGCCGGGCTTCACCGCCCCCGCCGTCGCCCTCCTGGGCGGCCTCGCCGTCGTCCTCACGGCCGCCTTCACCGGCTTCGGCGGTCCCTGGCCGATCGTCGCCGCCGTCGTCTACGCCCTCACCTCCGGCCTCGCCGTCGCCCGCCCCCTCAAGGGCGCCCTCGACTGGCTGGTCCCCCCGTTCCTGCGCGCCGCCGAGTACGGCACCGTCCTCGTCCTGGCAGTCAAAGCCGACGTGGACGGAGCCCTTCCGGCGGCCTTCGGGCTGGTCGCCGCGGTCGCCTACCATCACTACGACACGGTCTACCGCATCCGCGGCGACGCCGGAGCGCCTCCCGCCTGGCTGGTGCGCTCCATCGGAGGGCACGAAGGGCGGACGCTGCTCGTCACCGTCCTCGCCGCGCTGCTCACCGCCTCGCAGTTCACGGTCGCGCTCACGGCACTGGCCGTGGCCGTGGCCCTGGTGGTGCTCGTCGAGAGCATCCGCTTCTGGGTCGGCGCCCACAAGGGCGGCGCACCCGCCGTACACGATGAAGGAGAAACCGCATGA